From the Malus domestica chromosome 17, GDT2T_hap1 genome, one window contains:
- the LOC139193395 gene encoding uncharacterized protein, whose protein sequence is MEEDDERRRRDDESRMAGASQSRRVVQAVAHFCRPNRAVNIDRNRQRRGQKLLDDYFVRNSAFPDTYFRRRFRMERHLFNKIMDVVCNHDSYFVQKPDAFGAMGLLSEEKITAALRMLAYGAAADQVDEITRMGKSTILESLMRFCSAIESIYTAEYLRRPTHMDLQRLLKKGKMRGFPGMIGSIDCMHWTWKNCPSAWQGAYRDRKG, encoded by the coding sequence atggaagaggatgacgaGCGTAGACGGAGAGATGACGAATCAAGAATGGCTGGAGCTTCACAATCCCGTCGAGTCGTCCAAGCTGTGGCTCATTTCTGCAGGCCCAACCGTGCTGTAAACATTGATAGAAACAGGCAACGACGAGGTCAGAAgctcttggacgattattttgtccgtaacagtgcattccctgatacATACTtccgacgtcgttttagaatggaacgacatttgttcaacaaaatcatggacgttgtttgcaaccatgattcttactttgtacAAAAGCCGGATGCTTTTGGTGCTATGGGTCTCCTGTCTGAGGAAAAAATTACTGCtgccttgcggatgcttgcatatggagcagctgcagaccaagtggacgagataacgaggatgggaaaatcaaccattcttgagtccctgatgaggttttgttcggcaatcgaatctatctacaccgcagagtacctccggaGACCTACTCatatggacttgcaaaggcttctgaagaaaggcaagatgcgaggttttccagggatgattggaagcattgattgtatgcactggacttggaaaaactgtccaagtgcatggcaaggcgcttaTAGGGACAGAAAAGGataa
- the LOC103449741 gene encoding linoleate 13S-lipoxygenase 3-1, chloroplastic-like (The RefSeq protein has 1 substitution compared to this genomic sequence), whose amino-acid sequence MALAKQIIGSSLIEKSEFFSSSSKLFLARPSLVPSQRRLVHLRRAQRGPVAAISEDLVKIVPVFSAEKPAKLKVRAVVTVRNKIKEDFKEAISKHLDSLTDKIGRNVVLELVSTELDPRTKAPKKSSEGVLKDWSKKSNLKAERVNYTAEFTVDSSFGVPGAITVTNKHQNEFFLETITLEGFACGPLHFPVNSWMQSKKDHPEKRIVFCNKPYLPDQTPDGLKELRQRELKNLRGDGTGVRKLSDRIYDYALYNDLGNPDKGIDLARPTLGGNKIPYPRRCRTGRPPTDTDMLAESRVEKPLPMYVPRDEQFEESKMDTFLFGRLKGVLHNLVPSLMSSFKADKDFRGFADIDSLYSEGVLLKLGLQDEFLKKLPLPSMVSKFQDYNQGVLKYDTPKILSKDKLCWLRDDEFARQAVAGVNPLSIERLKVFPPESKLDPEVYGPLESALKEEHITPYLYGMTVHQALDENKLYMVDYHDVYLPFLDRINALDGRKAYATRTLYFLTPTGVLKPIAIELTLPNTGPSSRSKRVLTPAVDATTNWMWQLAKAHVCANDAGVHQLVHHWLRTHATLEPFILAAHRQLSAMHPIYKLLDPHMRYTLEINKLARQILINADGVIESCFTPGRYAMEISSSAYQTWRFDTQSLPADLVQRGMAVPDPTQAHGVRLVMEDYPYGSDGLFIWGAIENWVRTYVHHYYPDSSLIRNDRELQDWYSESVNVGHADLRHENWWPSLSTADDLVSILSTLIWLASAQHAALNFAQYPYGGYVPNRPPLMRRMIPEENDPEYANFISDPQKFFLSALPSVLQAIKYMAVVDILSTHSPDEEYLGERQQPSTWSGDADVVEAFHKFSAEIREIEKEIDRRNSDPSLKHRCGAGVLPYELLVPSSEPGITCRGVPNSISI is encoded by the exons atggcacTGGCTAAACAAATCATTGGTAGTTCTCTGATTGAAAAGTCTGAGTTTTTTTCATCATCTTCTAAGTTGTTTTTGGCCAGACCAAGTTTGGTTCCTTCACAGAGAAGGCTGGTCCATTTGAGGAGGGCACAGAGGGGTCCTGTGGCAGCCATCAGTGAAGATTTGGTGAAGATTGTGCCTGTTTTTTCTGCTGAGAAGCCTGCGAAGTTGAAGGTGAGAGCTGTTGTGACTGTGAGGAATAAGATCAAGGAGGATTTTAAAGAGGCCATTTCCAAACACTTGGATTCCCTCACTGACAAAATTGGCAGAAATGTTGTTTTGGAGCTTGTCAGTACAGAATTAGACCCAA gaACAAAGGCTCCCAAGAAAAGCAGTGAAGGAGTGCTAAAAGATTGGTCTAAAAAATCCAATCTAAAAGCGGAGAGGGTAAATTATACAGCTGAGTTTACTGTGGACTCAAGTTTTGGCGTCCCAGGAGCAATTACAGTTACAAACAAGCACCAGAACGAGTTCTTTTTGGAGACCATAACCCTTGAAGGTTTTGCCTGCGGTCCCCTGCATTTTCCTGTAAATTCCTGGATGCAATCTAAGAAAGATCACCCGGAGAAAAGAATAGTCTTCTGCAACAAG CCATATTTACCAGACCAGACTCCTGATGGGCTTAAGGAACTGAGACAGAGGGAGTTGAAGAATCTGAGGGGTGATGGCACTGGAGTTAGAAAATTATCAGATAGGATCTATGACTATGCTTTGTATAATGATTTGGGAAACCCTGATAAGGGAATCGACCTTGCTAGGCCTACACTTGGCGGTAATAAAATTCCCTACCCTAGAAGATGTCGAACCGGTCGCCCCCCAACTGATACTG ATATGCTAGCGGAGAGTAGGGTTGAGAAGCCACTACCAATGTATGTACCAAGAGATGAACAATTTGAGGAGTCGAAAATGGACACATTTTTATTTGGGAGGCTCAAGGGTGTCCTTCACAACTTGGTCCCTTCCCTAATGTCCAGCTTCAAAGCTGACAAAGACTTCCGGGGATTCGCTGACATCGACAGCCTCTACAGTGAGGGCGTCCTCCTCAAATTGGGTTTGCAGGATGAATTTTTAAAGAAGCTTCCATTGCCAAGTATGGTCAGTAAATTCCAGGACTATAACCAGGGCGTTCTCAAATATGACACCCCCAAGATTCTAAGCA AGGACAAATTGTGTTGGTTGCGAGATGACGAATTTGCCCGCCAAGCAGTGGCAGGGGTTAATCCACTGAGCATTGAGAGGCTTAAGGTTTTCCCACCAGAAAGCAAACTTGATCCTGAGGTTTATGGGCCATTAGAGTCTGCTCTCAAAGAAGAACACATCACACCCTATCTCTATGGCATGACTGTACATCAG gCGTTGGATGAGAACAAGTTGTACATGGTGGATTACCATGACGTCTATCTTCCATTTCTTGATCGGATTAATGCTCTAGATGGGAGAAAAGCCTACGCAACTCGTACCCTTTATTTCTTGACACCAACTGGAGTTCTCAAGCCCATCGCTATCGAGCTTACCCTCCCCAATACAGGAccaagttcaagatcaaagcgtGTTTTGACACCTGCTGTTGACGCCACCACCAACTGGATGTGGCAGCTTGCTAAGGCACATGTCTGCGCCAATGACGCTGGCGTCCACCAACTTGTACACCATTG GCTTCGTACCCATGCTACCCTAGAGCCGTTTATCTTGGCAGCACATAGACAGTTAAGCGCAATGCACCCGATTTACAAGCTTTTGGATCCGCACATGAGATACACTCTTGAGATCAATAAACTGGCTCGCCAGATCTTGATCAACGCTGATGGTGTCATCGAGTCATGCTTCACTCCAGGCCGCTATGCCATGGAAATCAGTTCTTCAGCATACCAAACCTGGCGCTTTGACACCCAAAGCCTTCCTGCAGATCTTGTACAAAG GGGTATGGCAGTGCCTGATCCAACACAAGCCCACGGTGTGAGACTTGTAATGGAAGATTACCCATATGGCAGTGATGGATTACTCATCTGGGGTGCAATTGAGAACTGGGTTCGAACCTACGTGCACCATTACTACCCCGACTCAAGCCTAATCCGAAACGACAGAGAGCTGCAAGACTGGTACTCGGAGTCCGTCAATGTAGGTCATGCTGATCTCCGCCATGAAAACTGGTGGCCGTCACTGTCCACAGCAGATGACCTAGTCTCAATCCTCAGCACATTAATCTGGCTAGCATCAGCTCAACATGCTGCACTCAATTTTGCACAGTACCCCTATGGAGGATATGTCCCCAACAGGCCACCCCTGATGAGAAGAATGATCCCGGAGGAGAATGACCCCGAATACGCAAATTTCATCTCAGACCCACAAAAGTTCTTCCTCTCAGCTTTGCCAAGCGTCCTGCAAGCCATAAAATACATGGCTGTGGTGGACATATTATCAACACATTCACCGGACGAGGAGTACCTCGGGGAGAGGCAGCAACCTTCTACTTGGTCAGGGGATGCGGATGTGGTGGAGGCATTTCACAAGTTTTCTGCGGAGATTAGGGAAATTGAGAAGGAGATTGACAGGAGGAATAGTGATCCAAGTCTTAAGCATAGATGTGGAGCAGGAGTTTTGCCTTATGAGTTGCTTGTACCAAGTTCCGAGCCTGGGATTACATGTCGTGGTGTGCCGAATAGTATTTCGATATGA